Proteins encoded in a region of the Paenibacillus wynnii genome:
- a CDS encoding allantoinase has translation MKNSYDLVIKNGNVVLSGEVVRLDIGILEGKIAALGENLSLTSDSNVIDAEGQYVLPGMIDMHVHFNEPTMGHWEGFRSGSAALAAGGCTTYADMPLNGNPPTVNEAALKLKAEAAYGNSAIDYVLWGGLVPGNLDDLEALAAAGVTGFKAFLSNPGGEGEGRFREVDDNTLYQGMKKIAALGGILALHAESEDITAVLSADAEREGRNTAGDFAACRPPEAELEAVARALLYSERTGCRLHFVHISTAAAIEMIHSAKLRGLDVSAETCPHYLLLNETHMESLGPVAKCAPPLRSEEEREKLWKVLSEGKIDLVASDHSPCPTELKLKEGLSFFEAWGGISGAQSSLELMFHEGVAVRGLPVTLIAKLLAELPAKRFGMQDRKGSITVGLDADLVLLDPNRSYRLEPEDLFYRHKHSPYIGLTLSCEVTATLCRGNIVYTAEDGVVSGDGGQWLQIKEGQLIR, from the coding sequence GTGAAGAATTCGTATGATCTTGTAATTAAGAATGGGAATGTAGTGCTGTCCGGTGAAGTGGTAAGGTTAGATATCGGTATCCTTGAGGGTAAAATTGCCGCGTTGGGCGAGAATCTATCATTGACTTCGGATTCCAACGTTATCGATGCGGAAGGACAATATGTGCTGCCGGGTATGATTGATATGCATGTTCACTTTAATGAGCCAACGATGGGTCATTGGGAAGGCTTTCGGAGCGGGTCTGCCGCTCTTGCTGCAGGTGGTTGTACGACCTACGCGGATATGCCCCTTAACGGTAATCCGCCTACGGTTAATGAGGCTGCCCTCAAGCTAAAGGCAGAAGCTGCTTATGGGAATTCCGCAATAGACTATGTGCTGTGGGGTGGATTAGTTCCCGGGAACCTGGATGATTTAGAGGCGTTGGCAGCAGCTGGCGTTACCGGTTTTAAGGCTTTTTTATCCAATCCGGGAGGCGAAGGTGAGGGCCGATTCCGTGAGGTGGATGATAATACTCTCTATCAAGGCATGAAGAAAATCGCTGCACTTGGCGGCATTCTCGCGCTGCATGCAGAAAGCGAGGACATCACAGCCGTACTTTCTGCAGATGCCGAGCGGGAGGGGCGGAATACAGCGGGTGATTTCGCTGCATGCCGGCCACCCGAAGCTGAACTGGAAGCTGTTGCGCGAGCACTGCTGTATAGTGAACGGACGGGATGCCGGTTGCATTTTGTTCATATTAGTACTGCAGCTGCTATAGAAATGATTCATTCTGCCAAGCTTCGGGGACTGGATGTTTCCGCGGAAACCTGTCCCCATTATCTCCTTTTAAATGAGACCCACATGGAAAGTCTCGGACCGGTAGCCAAATGCGCTCCGCCTTTACGAAGTGAAGAGGAACGGGAGAAGTTGTGGAAGGTGCTTTCAGAAGGCAAAATCGACCTGGTTGCATCGGATCATTCTCCTTGTCCAACAGAGCTGAAATTGAAAGAAGGTTTGTCCTTTTTTGAAGCCTGGGGAGGCATTTCAGGCGCACAAAGCAGTCTCGAACTGATGTTCCACGAAGGGGTAGCCGTTAGGGGGTTACCCGTAACTTTAATTGCGAAGTTGTTGGCGGAGCTTCCGGCAAAGCGTTTCGGAATGCAGGATCGCAAAGGCTCCATAACGGTGGGGCTCGATGCCGACCTGGTATTGCTCGATCCGAACCGTTCTTATAGACTTGAACCAGAGGATCTCTTCTATCGTCACAAACACAGTCCATATATAGGGTTGACCTTATCCTGCGAGGTAACTGCAACCCTATGCCGTGGCAATATTGTCTACACCGCTGAAGACGGAGTGGTATCAGGGGATGGTGGACAATGGCTCCAGATCAAGGAAGGGCAGCTAATCCGATGA